The Pseudomonas sp. SCA2728.1_7 DNA segment GAACCTGCCCCGGGATCGCCGCGTGCTGGCCCTGCCCGGCCCGGTGACAACGGCGATCATGCCCGACACCCCGCACGCCACTGAATTTGCCCGCGAGGCTCACCGCGCCGGCAAAATCGTCATCCTGCACATGCCAATGGATCCGGCCACCGGGCCCTACGCCTGGCACCCCGAACTGCCCATCGAAGAACTGGAAAAACGCCTGAACGCCGCGTTCAAAATGGTCCCCTATACCGCAGGCATCAACAATCACATGGGCAGCCGCATGACCGCGCAGCCAGTGGCGATGGCATGGTTGATGGGCGAATTGCAGCGCCGGCACAAGTTCTTCATCGACAGCCGCACCAGCGCCCAGACCGTCGCCGCGCAGCAGGCGCAGAAGATCGATCTGGCGAGTGTGTCACGCGATGTATTTCTGGATGACGAACGCACTGAAGCCGCGATCTACACGCAACTGCAGACTGCGATCAGCCTGGCGCGCAAACAGGGTTCGGCGGTGATGATCGGCCATCCGTATCCGCAAACGCTGGCGGTGCTCGAGCGCGAACTGCCGAAGTTGAAGGCTCAGGGCATCGAGTGGATCGATATCAGACAGATGATCAGCCTGCGCAGCAATCGCGCCATGGCAGGCCATGGCAAGGACGGCGTGTATCGGTAGCACTTTGTGACACTGACACATACATAGTTACCACCCGATAACCATCTGCGTTCCCGATAGTGCGACCTGCAACAGGTCGTGACGCCCTCGCGTCGCTTTCAACTATCAGGAATCATCATGACTATCGAAGACAACACCGCAGCCCACCCCAAACAGATGGAACCGATCACGCAGGACAATCTGCTGATCAACTTCACCACGGAGTTTCACCGGGTCTGGAGCACCAACGGTTCCAAAGCAAAACCCGCCACATTCTGGCGCCCCACCCCTGCTCCGGATGCATTGCCAGGCTACTTTCCGCTGGGCGACGTGCTCATTCCCGGCGGCACCAATATCAATGGCGAAATGGTCGCAGCCGTGGTCTGCGAGAAAGATATGGAAGGGGCCCAGAGCACTAAAGGAAAGGCACTGGCCCGCCCTGTCGACTTTGAACTTGTCTGGAAAGAAACCGGGGCGCCCAGTGTCACGCCCATGTCGATCTGGCGACCTTTGGCCCCTGTCGGTTACGTCGCTCTGGGGCTCGTGTGCTCCAACGATCACTGCAAACCTTCGTTGAACTCGGTGCGCTGCGTCAGGCTCGACCTGGTGATCGCAGCGAACGTCGGCGAGTTGATCTGGAATGACAAGGGCAGCGGCGCCAAGCTCAGTTTCAGCGCCTTTGGCATCGAACCGCCGACTGCCGCCGCAGGCGACATCCATTTTGCGCCCTGCACCTTCGTTGGCATCCAGGGTTATAGCAAGCCTGTAGCACCTCCGACGGCGTACAGCCTGCGCCTGCAAATCCCGCTACAAGTCAGCGCACCGCCGCCAATTCCGACTCTGACCGGGTACGCGAAGCCCGTAGTAAACGAACCTGCCACTGTCACCCAGATTGCCCGCCTGCCTTGGTTTGTAGTGCGAGACCATGCTCATCCCGGCGAACAATTTCGCAATTCGCCCTACTACGAACTGAAAAGGACTGACGAATACGTGCTCATTGGTCACGAGCACAATGAATCGGACAAGTATCGGGCCGTTAAATGGATGGCGTCGCGCGCGCAAAACGCGCTGACGATGCGCATGTTCCATGGTTTTACCGCCATGGAAATCGTCAAAGCCTGGCCGACCATGCCCCTCAGCGATATCCGCCTGACAAAATTCTCAGCCTGCCTGCCGAAGAGTTTGACCCGCACCGAGACGTCTTCCAGCGGCTGGAACGAGCTACGACCTCAAGTGGTAATTGGCATGGCGCCGAAGCAAACAGCCGTCGCGGTTTATCAGCTGCAAAGCCATTACGAGTTGGTACGGGAAGACGGCACTCAAGTGGCAGTCGACTTTGGTTACACCGATGATTCAAGCGTGCTGCTGACGCAATATCCGCCGGAGTCCGTCGAGGTCGTCAGCGCATGTCCGCCACTGACGACAGACACCCCGGCAGAACCGGACATCGATGGCGCCAACGTTAGCGCACAGCCAGCCCCGGACCTGCCGGTTGCTATAGATAGCGCGCCATGATTTCGTCGACCACACCTTCCTTGCGCAACTGATCCAGCGCAGCCTGAAGCCTGGCGACGACTTCATCGGAGACGTCCTTGTTCAGCGCCAGGTACAACTCGGCACTGTTGAAGCGCAGCACGGTTTTCAGGCCGGTGACCCCATCCTGCCGCGCCAGATAGCGCCCGGCAGGATCACCGGTGGCCCACAGATCAATCTGACCATTGACCAGTTTCTTCGCGTTGTCCTGATCGCGCAGCACCACAATCGGCTTCAGGCCTTGTTTGGCCAACGTCTCGGCAATCGCATCGCCCTTATAGGCGCCAACCTTGTACTTGCGTGCGTCGTTGACAGTCTCGAGGGTGATCTTGCTGTCAGCCTTGGCCAGCATGATCCAGTCATCAGGGCCGATGGGACCAACCCATTTGAAGAGTTTTTCGCGGTCCGGCAGGCGCGCCATCACAAAAGCGCCATAACCGGGATTTTCCAGCGCGAGTTTATAGACTCGCTCCCATGGAAAACGCAGGGTCAGGCTATAAGTGACGCCGGCACGCTTGAACATTTCGCGCACGATATCGGCGGCGATGCCATTGATGTTCTCGCCTTTGGCGAAGTTCTTGCCATCTTTCGCCATGTTGTACGGCGGAAAGTTTTCGGTGAGGAGCACCAGATCGGTGTCGGGACTGGTTTCGGCGCGGGCCGTGTTGATGAGCAACATCGATGCACTGGCGAAAACAAGAAGCAGGCGTTTGATCATGTCGGGCTACCGGAATCCATGGCGTGCCCAAGAGTGCCTTGGGTGCGCCATGCTGTCCACTGGCCTGTACGGAGTCAATGCACTGCGCTCGAGTGACAAGCGTCAGCAGGACGATTTTTTCAGTTGTTTTTCAACCAATAAAGCCAGTTTTGAAGAGCCTGCAACTCACATTTTGCTACAGCGCCAACAACACCAAAAAAACGAATTAAATTAAAGTTTCAATAACAACCAACATAACTTTCAGTCTAGACCAAGGATCGGTCATGAGTTACAAATCAAAACTGACAACAACTCTCGCACTGCTAACAATTACATTCACGCTGACGTCTTGCGCATACAGTTTTCCGGAAGCCGCGGAGCCTGTTATTTTGAATAATGCTGACGGCCAGAACAATCATTTAAATGGCATCGGGCAGATCATCAAAGGAGACCGTCGCTATTGCACCGCTTTTCTTATCGACACCCGCGACTCTGACAATAACTCGAACGGCCCGGCGTATATCCTGACCAACGGACATTGCGCCTCAATCTGGATTGGAACAGCCGCTGATATGGCCTATCAGGGCCAAATGCAATTCAACTATTTTCAGGACACTCTGCTCGATGTCAGGCTTTACGACATTCATCAGGTCAAGTGGGCAAGCCTCGCCGGCACCGATGTCGCGGTCATGGAATTGAACACTTCGCTGCAAGCGGTGATCGACGACGGCATCAATCCACTCAAGCTGGGACGCAACGCGCCTGAAAAACCCGGGCCGGTCAATGTCATCGGCGCCCCCTTGAGCGCCCCGGGCCTCAGGCTTTCGTCCTGTACACAAGAGCCGGCAAACACCACGCTGATCAAGTACCTGACCGTCCATACCGATTATCAGAAGCAGGATTGCAAAGGCATCGAACCGGGCTCATCCGGCTCCCCGGTCATGGACATCGCAACACGGGAAGTCACCGGTGTGATGTCGGGAACCACCTACGGCATCACAGCAGACGATTTGTGCTTCTGGCATGGACTCTGTGCAAACCCTCCCCGTCAATCCATATTGCCTGACCAGGCCAGTCAAAGTTTTCCCATCGATTACCTGATGTCCTGCTTCTCGGCGGGTCGCTTCAACAGGGACGCAACTGCCTGTACGCTAAAGCCCGACTTTAACTTCAGAGCCAGAAACAACGCAGACGTTACTCTTTATAAAACCCCGGACAAAGGCCATGAAAATGGGCCAACCTGGGACGTCAGGTTTTCAATGAACACCGACTTCTTTCGTTTTAAAAATGTGCGCGATGCACAGGCCTGCTACTTACCAGAACACTACAGCGACCCGATTAATATCAGTGCCGGCCTTATTAATAAAACGATCGGCAGCGAAGCGGGTTTATATTATCTGTGCCTGATGGGTGTCGACTCAGTCGATCAAGAAATTATCGAGGGAAAACTGCGCAATGCACAAATTCTGCCGGCACGATTGGTCAATCCGGGAGGAATTCGACTGCCTGAACCAACCCCGCACATTAAACCTGGTACTGAAGATCTGTTGATCGAATACCGTGGAACCACAGATCGCAATATCTGGACTCAGATATACGTTGGGGCTGTGAACTCAACGGACTGTGCCGCCATCGATTCCAGAAGTTACAGCAAGATAGACGACAGTTTTCTGGTACCCAACGATGCCCTGCCACTGACGCTGTGCAGCTACACCATGGATCGCGATTTCAATACGTCAACTGTGCGTACAGATACACTGCAAAAACCTTGAGCCGTCGCGCGTCAACAAGCCGGGCGGTGAATAACCCTCATGGAGTTCCGCCCGGTAGTACGCAAACTCAGCCTGATCAGCGCATGACGATGCCGCGTTTGGCCATGTAAGCCTTGGCTTCCTGCACGGTGTATTCGCCGAAGTGGAAAATACTCGCCGCCAACACAGCGCTGGCGTGGCCTTCGAGAATACCGTCAGCCAGATGCTGCAAATTGCCAACGCCACCGGAAGCAATCACCGGAATGCCCAGCGCATCGCTGATCGCGCGGGTGACGCCGAGGTCGAAACCGTTTTTCATGCCGTCCTGATCCATGCTGGTCAGCAGGATCTCGCCGGCACCGAGGCCTTCCATTTTTTTCGCCCACTCGACCGCGTCGAGGCCGGTCGGCTTGCGCCCGCCGTGGGTGAAGATTTCCCATCGCGGGGTTTCGCCAGGGCCGGAGACCTTCTTGGCATCGATGGCGACGACGATGCACTGCGAGCCAAAATGCTGCGCGGCTTCGCCAACGAATTCCGGGTTGAACACGGCCGCAGTGTTGATCGACACCTTGTCCGCACCGGCATTCAGCAGGTTACGAATGTCCTGCACGGTACGCACGCCACCGCCGACGGTCAGCGGAATGAACACCTGACTGGCCATGCGCTCGACGGTATGCAGCGTGGTGTCGCGGCCATCGACGCTGGCGGTGATGTCGAGAAAAGTAATCTCGTCGGCACCCTGCTCGTCGTAGCGACGGGCGATTTCCACCGGGTCACCGGCGTCGCGGATGTTTTCGAACTTCACACCTTTGACGACCCGGCCGTTGTCCACGTCCAGGCAAGGGATGATGCGTTTGGCCAGCGCCATGGTCAGTCCTCAGCCTTTGTACGAATCGCAGAAAGCTTGCGCTTCGGCGACGTCGAGGGTGCCTTCGTAAATCGCCCGGCCCGTGATGGCGCCGATGATGCCCGGCGCCTTGGCGTCGAGCAGCGACTTGATGTCACCCAGATTGTGGATACCGCCGGAAGCGATCACCGGAATCTTGGTGGCTGCGGCCAGGGCAGCGGTGAACGGTACGTTGCAGCCTTGCATCATGCCGTCTTTGGCGATGTCGGTATAAACGATCGAGGACACGCCGTCGGCTTCAAATTGCTTGGCCAGATCAATGACTTGTACGGTGCTGATTTCAGCCCAGCCATCGGTGGCGACGAAACCGTCTTTGGCGTCCAGACCGACGATGATCTTGCCCGGGAACGCACGGCACGCTTCAGCGACGAACGCCGGATCTTTAACGGCTTTGGTGCCGATGATCACGTAGCTCACGCCTGCCTTGACGTAGTGCTCGATGGTTTCCAGCGAACGGATGCCGCCACCGATCTGGATCGGCAGGGTCGGGTAGCGTTTGGCGATTGCGGTGACCACTTCGCCGTTGACTGGCTGGCCTTCGAAAGCGCCGTTCAGATCGACCAGATGCAGACGGCGGCAACCGCCCTCCACCCACTTGGCAGCCATGCTCACCGGGTCATCGGAGAACACTGTGGAATCTTCCATGCGGCCCTGGCGCAGACGTACGCAGGCACCGTCCTTGAGATCGATAGCGGGAATAATCAGCATCTGGCAAACCTTCAAATTTGAATGTTCAGCTTGGCTCGGAAATCAGTTTTTCTCGAGCGCCCACAGGTCGCTTTCGATGCTTTCAAACCGCTCTTTGAGGTTGGTCTGCACATCGAAAATCGCCCTGTTGTAATAGTGCGGAGCAATTTCGCGGGTAAACAGCTCAAGAATTTCCGCCGCTTCGAACGAACCCAGGTCCAGTTCGAAACGGTCTTCCATGAACCGCTGAATCTTGCGATTGGCCTCGTTCTCCTGTTCGGGAGTGAGGGTCAGGATCGGCGGTTTGGATTTCTTGGCAGCCATTTACCAGCGACCGTCCCACGCGGCGAAGTTCTGCAGCAATTGCAGGCCATGGGTATGGCTCTTCTCCGGATGGAACTGCACGGCGAAACGCGAACCATCGGCCAGCGCCGCAGCGAAATCGACGCCGTAATGACCGCCACCGACCACCTGCCGCGCGTTGGCGGCGGCAATGTAGTAGCTGTGCACAAAGTAGAAACGCGCCATGTCCGGAATGTCATGCCACAGCGGATGGCTGACTTTCTGCTGCACTTCGTTCCAGCCCATGTGCGGGACTTTCAGGTGCTCGCCGTCTTCATGCAGGTCTTTGCCGAAGAACTTCACCGCGCCCGGGAACAGGCCGATGCAGTCGACGCCGTCGTTCTCTTCGCTGGTGTCGAGCAACGCTTGCATGCCGACACAGATACCGAGGAACGGACGATCCTGACTGACTTCACGCACCAGCGAATCGAAGCCGAGGCGACGGATCTCCGCCATGCAGTCGCGGATCGCGCCAACACCGGGGAACACCACGCGGTCAGCTTCGCGAATCACCGCCGCATCGCTGGTGATCAGCACTTTACCGGCGCCGACGTGCTCCAGAGCCTTGGCCACCGAGTGCAGGTTACCCATGCCGTAATCGATAACTG contains these protein-coding regions:
- the hisH gene encoding imidazole glycerol phosphate synthase subunit HisH; this translates as MQTVAVIDYGMGNLHSVAKALEHVGAGKVLITSDAAVIREADRVVFPGVGAIRDCMAEIRRLGFDSLVREVSQDRPFLGICVGMQALLDTSEENDGVDCIGLFPGAVKFFGKDLHEDGEHLKVPHMGWNEVQQKVSHPLWHDIPDMARFYFVHSYYIAAANARQVVGGGHYGVDFAAALADGSRFAVQFHPEKSHTHGLQLLQNFAAWDGRW
- a CDS encoding serine protease: MSYKSKLTTTLALLTITFTLTSCAYSFPEAAEPVILNNADGQNNHLNGIGQIIKGDRRYCTAFLIDTRDSDNNSNGPAYILTNGHCASIWIGTAADMAYQGQMQFNYFQDTLLDVRLYDIHQVKWASLAGTDVAVMELNTSLQAVIDDGINPLKLGRNAPEKPGPVNVIGAPLSAPGLRLSSCTQEPANTTLIKYLTVHTDYQKQDCKGIEPGSSGSPVMDIATREVTGVMSGTTYGITADDLCFWHGLCANPPRQSILPDQASQSFPIDYLMSCFSAGRFNRDATACTLKPDFNFRARNNADVTLYKTPDKGHENGPTWDVRFSMNTDFFRFKNVRDAQACYLPEHYSDPINISAGLINKTIGSEAGLYYLCLMGVDSVDQEIIEGKLRNAQILPARLVNPGGIRLPEPTPHIKPGTEDLLIEYRGTTDRNIWTQIYVGAVNSTDCAAIDSRSYSKIDDSFLVPNDALPLTLCSYTMDRDFNTSTVRTDTLQKP
- a CDS encoding DUF2164 domain-containing protein codes for the protein MAAKKSKPPILTLTPEQENEANRKIQRFMEDRFELDLGSFEAAEILELFTREIAPHYYNRAIFDVQTNLKERFESIESDLWALEKN
- the hisA gene encoding 1-(5-phosphoribosyl)-5-[(5-phosphoribosylamino)methylideneamino]imidazole-4-carboxamide isomerase, with product MLIIPAIDLKDGACVRLRQGRMEDSTVFSDDPVSMAAKWVEGGCRRLHLVDLNGAFEGQPVNGEVVTAIAKRYPTLPIQIGGGIRSLETIEHYVKAGVSYVIIGTKAVKDPAFVAEACRAFPGKIIVGLDAKDGFVATDGWAEISTVQVIDLAKQFEADGVSSIVYTDIAKDGMMQGCNVPFTAALAAATKIPVIASGGIHNLGDIKSLLDAKAPGIIGAITGRAIYEGTLDVAEAQAFCDSYKG
- a CDS encoding Vps62-related protein, which gives rise to MTIEDNTAAHPKQMEPITQDNLLINFTTEFHRVWSTNGSKAKPATFWRPTPAPDALPGYFPLGDVLIPGGTNINGEMVAAVVCEKDMEGAQSTKGKALARPVDFELVWKETGAPSVTPMSIWRPLAPVGYVALGLVCSNDHCKPSLNSVRCVRLDLVIAANVGELIWNDKGSGAKLSFSAFGIEPPTAAAGDIHFAPCTFVGIQGYSKPVAPPTAYSLRLQIPLQVSAPPPIPTLTGYAKPVVNEPATVTQIARLPWFVVRDHAHPGEQFRNSPYYELKRTDEYVLIGHEHNESDKYRAVKWMASRAQNALTMRMFHGFTAMEIVKAWPTMPLSDIRLTKFSACLPKSLTRTETSSSGWNELRPQVVIGMAPKQTAVAVYQLQSHYELVREDGTQVAVDFGYTDDSSVLLTQYPPESVEVVSACPPLTTDTPAEPDIDGANVSAQPAPDLPVAIDSAP
- the hisF gene encoding imidazole glycerol phosphate synthase subunit HisF codes for the protein MALAKRIIPCLDVDNGRVVKGVKFENIRDAGDPVEIARRYDEQGADEITFLDITASVDGRDTTLHTVERMASQVFIPLTVGGGVRTVQDIRNLLNAGADKVSINTAAVFNPEFVGEAAQHFGSQCIVVAIDAKKVSGPGETPRWEIFTHGGRKPTGLDAVEWAKKMEGLGAGEILLTSMDQDGMKNGFDLGVTRAISDALGIPVIASGGVGNLQHLADGILEGHASAVLAASIFHFGEYTVQEAKAYMAKRGIVMR
- a CDS encoding ABC transporter substrate-binding protein; this encodes MIKRLLLVFASASMLLINTARAETSPDTDLVLLTENFPPYNMAKDGKNFAKGENINGIAADIVREMFKRAGVTYSLTLRFPWERVYKLALENPGYGAFVMARLPDREKLFKWVGPIGPDDWIMLAKADSKITLETVNDARKYKVGAYKGDAIAETLAKQGLKPIVVLRDQDNAKKLVNGQIDLWATGDPAGRYLARQDGVTGLKTVLRFNSAELYLALNKDVSDEVVARLQAALDQLRKEGVVDEIMARYL
- a CDS encoding divergent polysaccharide deacetylase family protein codes for the protein MSLRFVFVLLCCLAGAAHAEPASSTPHKAYLTLIIDDLGQNLPRDRRVLALPGPVTTAIMPDTPHATEFAREAHRAGKIVILHMPMDPATGPYAWHPELPIEELEKRLNAAFKMVPYTAGINNHMGSRMTAQPVAMAWLMGELQRRHKFFIDSRTSAQTVAAQQAQKIDLASVSRDVFLDDERTEAAIYTQLQTAISLARKQGSAVMIGHPYPQTLAVLERELPKLKAQGIEWIDIRQMISLRSNRAMAGHGKDGVYR